From a region of the Paenibacillus lutimineralis genome:
- a CDS encoding GNAT family N-acetyltransferase — protein sequence MKQYRLEQADQNVFAVHQVIYSNSDLEMWYDWNTRLEDTKFTDQCFWIMCDEDRIGGVIKINDTVMFPFMIPPFSNRQELWRGLLKCCQDVSNINGVLQDDVNILQSFGFKVNVTRQVMCCPASGGNKPITPDGLTLYSLGDSFNITRIHDVMKEGYRGGIDFELFGVPNNEKIIEDLTYLLQVYKHRNLSIYVVNEQSQEIVGLCIAGISEKMPLGFAEIGELCVIPQYRNRGIAEFMLNYIKESASTYTEVVKLCVTVGNHAELLYKKVGFQAGPRFARMTKR from the coding sequence GTGAAACAGTATAGATTAGAACAAGCAGATCAAAATGTATTTGCTGTTCATCAGGTGATCTACTCCAACTCCGATCTTGAGATGTGGTACGACTGGAATACTCGGTTAGAAGATACGAAGTTTACTGATCAGTGTTTTTGGATTATGTGCGATGAGGATCGGATTGGAGGGGTAATAAAGATTAATGATACTGTAATGTTCCCTTTCATGATTCCTCCATTTTCTAATAGACAAGAGTTGTGGAGAGGACTACTAAAATGCTGCCAGGATGTAAGCAATATTAACGGAGTTCTACAAGATGATGTTAATATTCTGCAGTCATTTGGTTTTAAAGTAAATGTGACCCGACAGGTCATGTGTTGCCCGGCGAGCGGAGGTAACAAGCCGATAACTCCTGATGGACTAACCTTATACTCACTAGGAGATTCTTTCAATATAACTAGAATTCATGATGTAATGAAGGAAGGATATCGTGGAGGAATTGACTTCGAGCTCTTTGGTGTACCTAATAATGAGAAGATCATCGAGGATTTAACGTATCTTTTGCAGGTTTACAAGCATAGGAATCTTTCTATTTACGTTGTAAATGAACAGAGCCAAGAGATTGTTGGCCTTTGCATAGCAGGTATTAGTGAAAAAATGCCACTTGGATTTGCTGAGATAGGTGAGTTGTGTGTCATTCCTCAGTATAGAAACAGAGGGATTGCAGAGTTCATGTTAAATTACATAAAAGAGTCCGCTAGTACATACACAGAGGTTGTGAAATTATGTGTTACGGTGGGAAATCATGCGGAGCTACTATATAAGAAAGTTGGCTTTCAAGCAGGTCCAAGGTTTGCAAGAATGACCAAAAGATGA
- a CDS encoding GNAT family N-acetyltransferase, translating into MDINLVPITIGEKEALYNFYQFYTYDFSKYTHEELNEHGIYDVNIDCFFEGDSRWNPYFIELSGIRVGFLVVLFENLDTDPDPTHVIYDFMVLPKYRGQGIGRNAAKQAFDLYKANWKVVQMESNSPAISFWRNVIRDYTNNNYYERYRDDIKKFIQEFSTKE; encoded by the coding sequence ATGGATATTAATCTTGTCCCGATAACGATTGGAGAGAAAGAAGCTTTATACAATTTCTATCAGTTCTATACTTATGATTTTAGTAAATATACGCATGAGGAACTCAATGAGCATGGAATTTATGATGTTAACATTGATTGTTTCTTTGAGGGCGATTCTCGGTGGAATCCGTACTTTATTGAATTATCAGGGATAAGGGTTGGATTCTTAGTGGTACTATTCGAAAATTTGGATACTGATCCAGATCCAACACATGTGATCTATGACTTTATGGTATTGCCGAAATATCGAGGGCAAGGAATTGGGAGGAACGCTGCTAAACAAGCTTTTGACCTATACAAAGCGAATTGGAAAGTCGTACAAATGGAGAGTAATAGTCCCGCAATATCATTTTGGAGAAATGTGATCAGGGACTATACGAACAATAATTATTATGAAAGATATAGAGATGATATAAAGAAATTTATACAGGAATTTAGTACGAAAGAGTAG
- a CDS encoding polysaccharide deacetylase family protein encodes MFKAKIVKVVATFGLFSSLFSIPMMPAASAADANCPNGYVGLTYDDGPNPSNTTNLLNALKQNGLRATMFNTGQNAQSYPSLVQAQVTAGMWVGNHSYTHPHMTTLSTAQMSSEITQTQQAIQSATGTAPKLFRPPYGETNATLKSIEQQNGLTEVLWNVDSQDWNGASTAQIVAAVGTMQNGDVILMHDQYQTTLQAIPQIAQNLKSRGLCSGMISTSTGRAVAPDGGGTTNPPGNTTRVEAESMTKSGQYTGNISSTFNGVALYANGDSVKYTQNFTSGTHSFSLRGASNNSNMARLDLKIGGQTKGTFYFGGTSPAVYTLNNVSHGTGNQQIELVVTADNGTWDVYIDYLEIS; translated from the coding sequence ATGTTCAAAGCAAAGATAGTAAAAGTAGTAGCAACCTTTGGACTCTTCAGCAGTTTGTTCTCCATCCCAATGATGCCAGCAGCTAGTGCAGCTGATGCTAACTGTCCGAACGGTTACGTAGGTCTGACGTACGATGATGGTCCAAATCCAAGCAATACGACAAATTTGCTCAATGCACTGAAGCAGAATGGTCTACGAGCAACAATGTTCAACACTGGGCAAAACGCACAAAGTTATCCGTCTCTGGTCCAGGCTCAAGTGACTGCAGGGATGTGGGTCGGCAATCACTCCTATACGCATCCGCACATGACTACATTGAGCACTGCGCAGATGTCATCGGAAATTACGCAGACTCAGCAAGCAATCCAGTCGGCTACTGGAACTGCACCGAAGCTGTTCCGTCCACCTTATGGTGAGACGAACGCTACTCTGAAATCGATCGAACAGCAGAACGGTCTTACCGAAGTGCTGTGGAACGTTGATTCCCAGGACTGGAACGGTGCCTCGACCGCTCAAATCGTAGCTGCTGTAGGCACGATGCAGAACGGTGATGTGATCCTGATGCATGACCAGTATCAGACAACGCTCCAGGCGATTCCGCAGATTGCGCAGAATCTAAAGAGTCGTGGTCTATGCTCTGGTATGATCTCAACGTCAACGGGTCGGGCAGTCGCACCTGACGGAGGCGGTACAACAAACCCTCCAGGTAATACGACGAGAGTGGAAGCCGAGAGCATGACGAAGAGTGGTCAGTACACGGGGAACATTAGCTCAACGTTCAATGGAGTTGCTCTATACGCCAATGGAGACTCGGTCAAGTACACGCAAAATTTCACGAGCGGAACTCATAGTTTCTCACTCCGAGGTGCTTCCAATAACTCCAATATGGCCAGGCTCGACTTGAAAATAGGTGGGCAGACCAAGGGGACCTTCTACTTTGGTGGAACCAGTCCAGCGGTCTACACCCTAAATAATGTCAGTCATGGTACCGGTAATCAGCAAATTGAGCTCGTCGTAACAGCTGATAACGGGACATGGGATGTTTATATCGATTATTTAGAGATTAGCTAA
- a CDS encoding FusB/FusC family EF-G-binding protein: MSTPFIRNHQYNLIKKQAEFLQKTLQTVVDRSVLETVRYSAATNIVEAFSSLTEDQKQMLEQISTLDSASDFKSYLSALEPYLEPFPQITPKQIQKLFPKNKKLKLPDLNATDFRYLTYLSWVDIATNKLFIVYPFEGKFIGIEGRITPIHKKGYCLFCNRHQELAFFSVKTKPAHSSPDNLSFMGHYVCLENQECNHRITNLGPLEKFILSATK, translated from the coding sequence ATGAGTACACCATTTATTAGAAACCATCAGTATAATTTGATTAAGAAACAAGCAGAATTCCTTCAGAAAACATTGCAAACGGTCGTGGATCGGAGTGTCTTGGAAACCGTAAGGTACAGTGCCGCAACGAACATTGTTGAAGCCTTTTCTTCACTGACAGAGGATCAGAAGCAGATGCTGGAACAAATATCTACCCTGGACTCGGCAAGTGACTTTAAGAGCTACCTTAGCGCATTGGAGCCTTACCTGGAGCCTTTTCCGCAGATTACGCCGAAGCAGATTCAGAAGCTATTCCCTAAGAATAAGAAGTTGAAATTACCGGACCTGAATGCTACCGATTTTCGATATTTAACATATCTAAGTTGGGTAGATATTGCCACGAACAAGTTATTTATTGTATACCCATTCGAAGGAAAGTTTATCGGTATTGAGGGAAGAATTACGCCGATTCACAAGAAGGGATACTGTCTGTTCTGCAATCGGCATCAAGAGCTTGCATTTTTCTCGGTCAAGACGAAGCCTGCTCATTCTTCACCGGATAATCTTTCGTTCATGGGGCATTATGTGTGCCTAGAGAACCAAGAATGTAATCACCGTATTACCAATCTAGGGCCATTGGAGAAATTCATTCTCTCGGCCACTAAATAA
- the udk gene encoding uridine kinase, translating to MLIIGISGGTGSGKTTVAHSVIDRLGSDKVTFISQDNYYKDNPHLSFAEREKINYDHPFAFDTELMIEHIQDLAEGKTAYAPVYDFTVHARSKTQTLELKPNHIIILEGLHILSDENLRAILDIKVFVDTDPDVRILRRVVRDIEERGRSIRSVHDQYLSTVKPMHEAFIEPSKKYADLIIPEGGHNEVGIQLLTTLTEKYLHSGENFNC from the coding sequence ATGCTGATTATTGGTATTTCCGGTGGCACCGGATCAGGTAAAACGACGGTTGCCCATTCCGTTATTGATCGACTTGGTTCGGACAAAGTCACCTTCATATCCCAAGATAACTACTACAAAGATAATCCCCATCTAAGCTTTGCAGAGCGCGAGAAGATTAATTATGATCATCCTTTCGCCTTTGATACCGAGCTCATGATTGAACATATTCAAGATCTGGCGGAAGGCAAGACTGCCTATGCCCCTGTATATGACTTCACGGTTCATGCCCGTTCTAAAACACAAACACTTGAACTGAAGCCTAACCACATTATTATCCTCGAAGGCCTTCACATCCTATCCGATGAGAATCTTAGAGCCATATTGGACATTAAAGTGTTCGTCGATACGGATCCTGATGTTCGCATACTTCGCCGTGTGGTTCGAGATATTGAGGAGCGCGGTCGCTCCATTCGGTCCGTACATGATCAATACTTAAGTACGGTCAAACCTATGCATGAAGCTTTTATTGAGCCTTCTAAAAAATACGCCGATCTCATCATCCCCGAAGGTGGACATAATGAAGTTGGCATTCAATTGCTCACCACACTGACTGAGAAATATTTACACAGTGGGGAGAATTTTAATTGCTAG
- a CDS encoding VOC family protein, whose translation MAVDVYLYFNGNCREAVEYYAQVFETEKPQIMAYGDNPPNPEYSLPEEAKNLVMHSRLNINGSNVMFSDVFPGSPFTLGNNIGLAYISKDIDQIKQLFNKLKDGGSVKMELQETFWSKCYGNLTDKFGIEWQLSHESE comes from the coding sequence GTGGCTGTTGATGTTTATTTGTATTTCAATGGAAACTGTCGTGAAGCTGTAGAGTATTATGCACAAGTATTCGAGACCGAGAAGCCACAAATTATGGCTTACGGTGACAACCCGCCTAACCCTGAATATTCACTTCCCGAAGAAGCCAAAAATTTAGTCATGCATTCACGACTTAACATTAATGGCAGCAATGTCATGTTCTCAGATGTTTTCCCCGGTTCGCCATTTACTTTAGGCAATAACATCGGCCTTGCTTATATTAGCAAAGACATCGATCAGATCAAGCAACTATTTAACAAGTTGAAAGATGGCGGTTCGGTAAAAATGGAGCTGCAAGAGACGTTCTGGAGCAAATGCTATGGCAACCTGACAGACAAGTTCGGAATTGAATGGCAACTTAGTCATGAAAGTGAATAA
- a CDS encoding NUDIX domain-containing protein: MFYVNSRAIIERDIDGQLEIVIQNRVKPNEPVSIELPGGRIEAFESLVQALRREVKEETGLDVYEIEGEELRTVTVIL; this comes from the coding sequence TTGTTCTATGTCAATTCGAGGGCAATCATTGAGAGAGATATCGATGGGCAATTAGAAATTGTGATTCAGAATAGAGTGAAGCCTAATGAGCCAGTATCCATTGAACTTCCTGGAGGGCGCATTGAAGCCTTTGAATCATTAGTTCAGGCTTTGAGGAGAGAAGTTAAAGAAGAGACTGGCTTGGATGTGTATGAAATTGAAGGAGAAGAACTACGAACCGTTACTGTCATCCTCTAA
- a CDS encoding GNAT family N-acetyltransferase, which produces MIALREIDRDNFYDVIKLSVTDDQKEFVASNLFSLAQAKAYPECICLAIYHDEVLVGFMMYCIDHEDQEYWIYRLMIDAKNQSKGFGKAAMEQLIDRIKEDPRHRMIYISFEPANIGARHLYEQLGFQADGRVIDGEVVYKLEY; this is translated from the coding sequence ATGATCGCACTTAGAGAGATAGATCGAGACAATTTTTATGATGTTATTAAGCTGAGTGTAACCGATGACCAGAAAGAGTTCGTTGCGTCAAATTTATTCTCGCTAGCACAGGCTAAGGCATATCCAGAGTGTATCTGCTTAGCTATTTATCATGATGAGGTTCTTGTGGGCTTTATGATGTATTGTATAGATCATGAGGATCAGGAGTACTGGATTTATCGCTTAATGATAGATGCCAAGAATCAGTCAAAAGGTTTCGGGAAGGCTGCTATGGAGCAACTTATTGATAGAATCAAAGAAGATCCTCGACATCGGATGATATATATCAGCTTTGAACCAGCGAATATTGGAGCAAGACATTTGTATGAACAATTAGGTTTCCAGGCCGATGGACGAGTGATTGATGGGGAAGTTGTGTATAAGCTGGAATATTAA
- a CDS encoding NUDIX domain-containing protein, protein MGMSDYYQKLREKIGDQLIFMPAVAGIIRNDRGEILFGRKHNEEKWGLIAGAIELGETPAQAMVREAEEETGLVIEPQRIIGVYGGKDRRFIYNNGHQVEYLTIVFECMIKGGQLIADNEEMHELQFFSEDNLPPIANNYPEYIFSSNQEVGAHFERGNIYDRT, encoded by the coding sequence TTGGGAATGTCAGATTACTATCAAAAGTTAAGAGAAAAAATAGGCGATCAACTTATATTCATGCCTGCTGTTGCTGGAATTATTAGAAATGACCGCGGTGAGATCTTGTTCGGCAGAAAGCATAATGAAGAGAAGTGGGGCCTAATTGCAGGAGCGATTGAACTTGGAGAAACCCCAGCTCAAGCCATGGTCAGAGAAGCGGAAGAAGAGACAGGGCTTGTGATTGAACCGCAACGAATCATAGGGGTATACGGTGGGAAAGATCGCCGCTTTATTTATAATAATGGACATCAAGTAGAATATTTAACGATTGTTTTTGAATGTATGATCAAGGGTGGGCAATTAATAGCAGATAACGAAGAGATGCATGAGCTACAATTTTTCTCAGAGGATAATCTTCCGCCGATAGCGAACAATTATCCAGAGTATATTTTTAGCTCGAACCAAGAAGTAGGAGCACATTTTGAACGGGGGAACATATATGATCGCACTTAG
- a CDS encoding GNAT family N-acetyltransferase, with protein MLSVNYRALTIDDCEQIKNMNPSQYIKRAWRDVNGKRQLVDINYQDNDWPGGYEHHFNSLRETILQDGYAVGAFDGMNRLIGFATLNHEFFGVRSNYVLLDQLFITLEHRNKGIGKKLFSIISDKGLEWKADKIYICAGSAEETVAFYFAIGCIEAVEINKKLYDNDPRDFQLEYSL; from the coding sequence ATGCTAAGTGTAAATTATAGGGCTTTAACTATAGATGATTGTGAACAAATAAAAAATATGAACCCATCTCAATATATAAAAAGAGCATGGAGAGATGTCAATGGAAAGCGTCAATTGGTTGATATTAATTATCAGGATAACGATTGGCCGGGCGGATATGAGCATCATTTCAACAGTCTGAGAGAAACAATCCTGCAAGATGGTTATGCTGTAGGCGCCTTTGATGGAATGAATAGATTAATAGGATTTGCAACACTGAATCATGAATTTTTTGGTGTAAGGAGTAACTATGTTTTATTGGATCAACTATTTATAACCTTAGAGCATCGAAATAAAGGAATTGGCAAAAAACTCTTCTCGATCATATCAGATAAGGGTTTGGAATGGAAAGCGGATAAAATATATATATGTGCAGGCTCTGCTGAAGAAACAGTGGCGTTTTATTTTGCTATAGGTTGTATCGAAGCAGTGGAAATCAATAAAAAGTTGTATGACAACGATCCAAGGGACTTTCAATTGGAATATTCTCTTTAA
- a CDS encoding GNAT family N-acetyltransferase has protein sequence MRISVLQESDAQVYQQVRLDGLRNDPSAFGSTYEREEKFALDVVAERIKPSIDKFVLGAFGDDGYLFGIVAFVRETGMKTRHKGNIYGMYVVPEKRGIGLGKELMGEVIRKAGEIEGIEQLNLTVISNNNPAKKLYMSLGFEIYGREQNALKYENQYYDEDLMVLRL, from the coding sequence TTGAGAATCAGTGTCTTACAAGAATCAGATGCGCAGGTGTATCAACAAGTTCGATTGGATGGCTTAAGGAATGATCCTAGTGCCTTTGGTTCCACTTATGAACGCGAAGAGAAATTTGCTCTCGATGTTGTAGCTGAAAGAATAAAACCTAGTATTGATAAGTTTGTGTTAGGTGCATTCGGAGATGACGGTTATTTATTTGGAATTGTAGCCTTTGTGCGTGAGACCGGCATGAAGACTCGGCATAAAGGCAATATTTACGGGATGTATGTAGTTCCAGAAAAAAGGGGAATTGGCTTAGGAAAAGAACTTATGGGTGAAGTAATTAGAAAAGCGGGAGAAATCGAGGGGATAGAACAACTAAACCTAACAGTGATCTCTAATAACAACCCTGCTAAAAAATTGTACATGTCTTTAGGATTTGAGATTTATGGACGAGAACAAAATGCTCTTAAGTATGAGAATCAATATTATGATGAAGATTTAATGGTTCTCAGACTTTAA